A region of Leptolyngbyaceae cyanobacterium DNA encodes the following proteins:
- a CDS encoding cupin domain-containing protein, translating to MNTTRIFNSSQFLQPTDGEPIRSVVTESENAVVVAWYIKPGQEIAPHIHPNGQDTWTILSGKGEYYLDKAGAKKPIAAGDVVVAYTGCVHGVLNNGDEPLIFISVVSPADAGYELVQLEDSLALYS from the coding sequence ATGAATACAACAAGAATATTCAACAGTTCTCAATTTTTGCAGCCGACGGACGGTGAACCTATTCGTTCGGTAGTGACGGAATCCGAGAATGCCGTCGTTGTAGCGTGGTACATCAAACCGGGACAGGAAATTGCTCCCCACATTCATCCTAACGGACAAGATACCTGGACTATTTTGAGCGGAAAGGGGGAATATTATTTAGATAAAGCAGGCGCTAAAAAGCCGATCGCAGCTGGGGATGTAGTAGTCGCTTATACCGGATGCGTGCATGGAGTACTTAATAACGGCGATGAGCCATTAATCTTTATTTCCGTCGTATCCCCAGCTGATGCGGGGTATGAACTTGTTCAGTTAGAAGATTCTTTAGCACTTTATTCCTAA
- a CDS encoding 2OG-Fe(II) oxygenase has product MNYYQKSPNAFPINYLNDLRGEIFACPYFATNNLNRDFIGTKGFSVVFQRSQIEEVERRFPFFKPYLDKALWPNCNAFYLNPLQLQEGSRVDPHIDRSLRSYSKTIEPPVVVSVLYVQVPNDLEGGELVLRRHKQQVGQIKPETNTLLYFQGDLTHSVNAVQSRGTRLSLVCEQYSLSEVELQDIPPFTIESRAMKVKRK; this is encoded by the coding sequence TTGAACTACTATCAAAAAAGTCCGAACGCCTTCCCCATCAATTATCTCAACGATTTGCGAGGAGAGATTTTCGCTTGTCCGTATTTTGCTACTAACAACCTCAACCGCGACTTTATCGGTACTAAAGGGTTTTCGGTGGTGTTTCAACGATCGCAAATTGAGGAAGTAGAACGGCGGTTTCCCTTCTTCAAACCTTATCTAGACAAGGCGTTATGGCCGAATTGCAATGCTTTTTACCTCAATCCCTTACAGTTACAAGAAGGTTCTCGCGTCGATCCTCATATCGATCGCTCTTTGCGATCGTACTCCAAAACGATCGAACCTCCCGTCGTAGTCAGCGTTTTGTACGTGCAAGTCCCCAACGACTTGGAAGGGGGAGAACTGGTGCTGCGCCGCCACAAACAGCAAGTCGGACAAATTAAGCCGGAAACGAACACGCTACTGTATTTTCAAGGAGATTTAACTCATTCAGTCAATGCCGTGCAAAGTCGCGGTACTCGGTTAAGTTTAGTTTGCGAACAATACAGCTTAAGCGAAGTCGAACTGCAAGATATTCCACCATTTACGATCGAGTCTAGAGCGATGAAGGTAAAACGGAAATAG
- a CDS encoding VOC family protein produces the protein MSDLGFTHIALTVSDMERSIDFYARYALMQVVHRRIDRDIKVDVAWVSDLTRPFVIVLIQVPQVNNTLLPISHLGVACESREKVDLLCQRAKAEGILIEGPHDAGPPVGYWAFLRDPDGHTLEISFGQEISFTIAQAT, from the coding sequence ATGTCCGATCTCGGTTTTACTCACATTGCATTAACGGTCAGCGATATGGAGCGCAGCATTGATTTTTATGCTCGATACGCTCTTATGCAGGTAGTACATCGCCGGATCGATCGCGATATAAAAGTAGATGTAGCTTGGGTAAGCGATTTAACTCGTCCTTTCGTCATTGTCTTGATTCAAGTACCCCAGGTGAACAATACGCTCTTACCGATATCTCATCTTGGCGTGGCTTGTGAAAGTCGGGAAAAAGTCGATTTGCTTTGCCAACGAGCTAAGGCTGAAGGTATTTTAATTGAAGGGCCACATGATGCAGGCCCGCCAGTAGGTTATTGGGCTTTTTTAAGAGACCCGGATGGTCATACTTTAGAGATATCTTTCGGTCAGGAAATTAGTTTTACGATCGCGCAAGCTACTTAA
- a CDS encoding nuclease-related domain-containing protein has translation MIVLNQSPSVQSAFARQVNQKISTSRAFARKSFGKGFVGSIASGFLFDINQFFRKLAGNLGENSVSIALSTLPDSWVMFNSAVIPAKSSKNLTEIDHLIIGLVGIFLVEVKTWKGSYRVERDKWKRREGENWIENNSNPSSQSAYHRKSFVKWISSQFPDLSDDAIFAPVVLTIAERVEINECKIPVLLGANALLEMLLNSPPRLTPEQVQQVARSVSLMAV, from the coding sequence ATGATAGTCCTCAATCAATCTCCGTCGGTACAGTCAGCATTTGCTCGACAAGTCAATCAAAAAATATCTACCTCACGCGCTTTTGCACGAAAATCTTTCGGTAAAGGCTTTGTTGGCAGTATTGCTAGTGGCTTTTTGTTTGATATCAATCAATTTTTCCGAAAGCTAGCAGGCAATTTAGGAGAAAATTCTGTTTCGATCGCGCTTTCGACATTGCCGGATAGTTGGGTGATGTTCAATAGCGCTGTCATTCCTGCTAAATCATCAAAAAATCTTACGGAAATCGACCATTTAATTATCGGTTTGGTAGGTATTTTTTTAGTTGAAGTGAAAACTTGGAAGGGTTCTTATCGCGTTGAACGAGACAAATGGAAACGGCGGGAGGGAGAGAATTGGATCGAGAATAACAGCAATCCCAGTTCCCAAAGTGCCTATCATCGCAAATCTTTTGTCAAATGGATTTCTTCGCAATTTCCTGATTTGTCAGACGATGCGATCTTTGCTCCGGTAGTGCTGACAATTGCCGAACGTGTAGAGATAAATGAATGTAAAATTCCCGTACTACTCGGTGCTAACGCTCTTTTAGAAATGTTGTTAAATTCACCGCCGCGATTAACGCCCGAACAAGTGCAGCAGGTTGCTAGATCGGTATCTCTGATGGCTGTTTGA